CTTGGCGGCGCCGCAGATGGCCTTTGCCGGCGCCTCCTCGCGCGGGATGCTGGTCTCGGACTTCACTCGTGAGCCGGCCCACCGCATCTTCAACCGGGTGCCTGAGGCCACCGTGGAGGACGACCAGTTCGGCCGGCCGTGGGTGAGCCTGGCCGGCGGCGGTCTCAGGGTCCGGTTCCGCAAGCTCACCTCCGAGCTCGGCCTGTGCCGCAGCGACTCCGACCGGGCGCTCAGCCTGGCCTACCACCTCGGCGACCCGTGCCTGCCGGGCATGGAGACGTTCACCGTCCTGACCGCTGGCTACGTCCTGGACACCGCCGAGGAGAACATCTCGCGCCTCGAGTTGGTCTGCCATCTCGGCTTCACCGACGTCTTCTACTCTCTTCCGATCCCACTCACCAGCATGACCAGCACGACCCCTGTTGTTGGCTCGGTCGCCGGCCCGGTGCAGATGCCGCTCGCGCCGCTGTCGCCACCGATCATCCGCTCGGCGCAGACGGCCGCTGCCAAGCGCCTCGCAGCCGGCTCTCGCCCCGGAGGAGGTCGTGGTGTCTGACCAGGCACGGCCGCGGATGGTGACCCTCGTGCGGGAGTCGCTCGGCCTGACTCAGCTCGACCTGGGCGAGGCCGCCGGTCTGAGCCAGGGCTACATCTCCAAGGTCGAGTCGAGCCTGCTGCCCCTGACCGGTGAGAACCTCCTCAAGGTGGCGGACGCGTTGAAGTGCCCGGTCGAGCTGCTGGTCGACGACACCCCCGTGCAGGGGCTGGAGGTCACCTGCATGCACCACCGGCGCCGGCACTCCAAGATCAACGCCTCCACCAAGCGGCGCATCGAGGCCCTCACTCACCTGACCCGGGTCTCTGTCGAGGGCCTGCTGCGCGGCATCGAGCTCGTACCCGACACCGAGCTGCACCGTCTCGACCTCGACCTGTTCGACGGCGACCCCGCGGCCGCGGCACGCGCCGTACGCGCCTCCTGGCGAGTCCCGACCGGCCCGATCCACAACGTCGTCGAGGTGCTCGAGGCCGTTGGCATCATCGTGGTGGCACGGTCGCTGGTCACCAACGCCCAAGACGCGGTGTCCACCTGGCCACGTGACGGTGGGCGCCCGCCGATCATGGTCGTCAACCTCGGTCTGCCGGCCGACCGGCAGAGGTTCACCACCTGCCACGAGCTCGCTCACCTGCTCCTCCACACCATCCCCGAGGACGACCAGGAGAAGCAGGCCGACATCTTCGCTGCGGAGTTCCTCGCCCCGGCCGAGGAGATCGCACCGCAGCTGGCCGGCCTGACCACCCGCGACTTCCCACGGCTCATCCAGCTCAAGGCCCAGTGGGGCATGTCGATCGCGGCACTGATCCGGCGCGCCTACGACCTCGACGAGATCTCCGATCGGCAGTATCGCCAGTTCCAGATCCGGCTCAACCAGCTGGGCTGGAAGCAGCTCGAGCCCGGTGCCCTGCCGGCCGAAACTCCCAGCACCCTGACCAGGGTGATGGAGGTGCACCTGAGCCAGCACGGCTACACCATCGACGAGCTCGCCAAGACCGCCGGGATGCTCCCAGCCCCGTTCAAGGCCCACTACCGACCGCCCCGCGAGACACCTCCCGCGACCCCGCTACGGCTGGTGCAGCCATGAACGGCCAGGCACACAACCCGGCCGCTGACGCCGACGGCGCAGTCGTCCACAGGAACGATCAGACAGCGACTCATGCA
The Nocardioides luti genome window above contains:
- a CDS encoding helix-turn-helix domain-containing protein, with product MSDQARPRMVTLVRESLGLTQLDLGEAAGLSQGYISKVESSLLPLTGENLLKVADALKCPVELLVDDTPVQGLEVTCMHHRRRHSKINASTKRRIEALTHLTRVSVEGLLRGIELVPDTELHRLDLDLFDGDPAAAARAVRASWRVPTGPIHNVVEVLEAVGIIVVARSLVTNAQDAVSTWPRDGGRPPIMVVNLGLPADRQRFTTCHELAHLLLHTIPEDDQEKQADIFAAEFLAPAEEIAPQLAGLTTRDFPRLIQLKAQWGMSIAALIRRAYDLDEISDRQYRQFQIRLNQLGWKQLEPGALPAETPSTLTRVMEVHLSQHGYTIDELAKTAGMLPAPFKAHYRPPRETPPATPLRLVQP